From Burkholderiaceae bacterium DAT-1, a single genomic window includes:
- a CDS encoding ATP-binding protein — SYQDVRELLANFRSKLGPGELRGAIHDTISRFTRQTGIEVDLSYNDHAGQPLPPEQQLQIVFIVQEALSNIRKHAHASEVRVRIDNDRDFKLEILDNGDGFDLQEVQQRGEVHVGLNIMRERAASLHAGLTIDSSPGQGTRIALSLQRDERQIA; from the coding sequence AAGCTATCAGGACGTGCGCGAACTGCTGGCCAATTTCCGCTCCAAGCTGGGGCCGGGTGAGCTGCGCGGCGCGATTCATGACACGATTTCGCGCTTTACACGGCAGACCGGCATTGAGGTCGACCTAAGCTACAACGATCATGCCGGGCAACCGCTTCCGCCTGAACAGCAGCTGCAGATCGTCTTCATCGTGCAGGAAGCCCTGAGCAATATCCGCAAGCATGCCCACGCCAGCGAAGTGCGCGTTCGGATCGACAATGATCGCGACTTTAAGCTGGAGATTCTGGACAATGGCGACGGATTTGATTTACAGGAAGTGCAGCAGCGCGGCGAAGTGCATGTAGGGCTCAATATCATGCGCGAACGTGCTGCCAGCCTGCATGCCGGACTCACCATCGATTCATCACCCGGTCAGGGTACCCGCATCGCGCTGTCCCTGCAGCGAGATGAACGGCAGATTGCCTGA
- a CDS encoding response regulator transcription factor, with protein sequence MPIRVLLIDDHALFRSGIRLLLQRNEDFEVVAEAADGHEGVKRAHQLAPDVILLDLNMPGLSGLETLHLLQQEAPASAVVVLTVSEETDELTTALQSGARGYLLKNIDAEFLFDSVRRAARGEAVIAPGMTLKLVQQVQSQTPRAAIPTPADTPPAIDQAHKSPDKLTAREREIAAFLARGESNKMIARHLDLSESTVKIHVQNILKKLDLSNRVQVATYAIEHGLHTAQTGSES encoded by the coding sequence ATGCCGATACGTGTACTCCTGATTGACGACCATGCCCTGTTTCGTTCGGGCATCCGCTTATTGCTGCAACGGAACGAGGACTTTGAAGTCGTCGCCGAAGCCGCAGACGGCCACGAAGGCGTGAAGCGCGCCCACCAGCTTGCACCCGATGTGATCCTGCTTGATCTGAACATGCCGGGCCTGTCGGGACTGGAAACCCTGCACCTGCTTCAGCAGGAAGCCCCCGCCAGCGCCGTGGTGGTGCTCACCGTTTCAGAAGAAACCGACGAGCTGACCACAGCCCTGCAGTCCGGTGCGCGCGGCTATCTGCTGAAAAATATCGATGCCGAGTTTCTGTTTGATAGCGTGCGCCGTGCAGCACGGGGCGAAGCCGTGATTGCGCCGGGCATGACCCTGAAGCTGGTGCAGCAGGTGCAATCCCAGACCCCGCGTGCAGCCATTCCCACTCCGGCCGACACCCCGCCTGCCATCGATCAGGCCCATAAATCGCCAGACAAACTCACCGCACGCGAACGCGAAATTGCGGCGTTTCTGGCGCGTGGCGAAAGCAACAAGATGATCGCCCGCCACCTCGATCTGTCGGAAAGCACCGTAAAAATCCACGTGCAGAACATCCTGAAGAAGCTGGATTTATCCAATCGCGTACAGGTTGCCACCTATGCCATCGAGCATGGCCTACATACCGCACAAACAGGCAGTGAATCATGA
- a CDS encoding molybdenum cofactor biosynthesis protein MoaE, whose translation MDTTAEFAIHIRVQEADFSLDTEQAALSAGRVDIGAVASFTGLVRGTTGDQAGITELTLEHYPGMTEKALHALAHEACGRFDLSAARIIHRVGTLMPGDRIVLVLAAAAHRHAALQAVDYMMDHLKSTAPFWKREDGPDGSHWVDARQSDADALARWSFQPTET comes from the coding sequence ATGGATACGACCGCCGAATTCGCGATTCATATCCGCGTGCAGGAAGCGGATTTTTCGCTGGATACCGAGCAGGCCGCGCTGAGTGCCGGTCGGGTGGATATCGGGGCTGTCGCCAGCTTTACGGGGCTGGTGCGGGGCACAACCGGCGATCAGGCAGGTATCACCGAGCTGACGCTGGAACACTATCCCGGCATGACCGAAAAGGCATTACACGCCCTCGCCCACGAAGCCTGCGGCCGCTTTGATCTAAGCGCCGCCCGCATCATCCATCGCGTAGGCACGCTGATGCCCGGCGATCGCATTGTGCTGGTACTGGCTGCGGCTGCGCATCGCCATGCTGCGCTACAAGCCGTTGATTACATGATGGATCATCTTAAATCCACCGCGCCCTTCTGGAAGCGCGAAGACGGACCGGATGGCTCGCACTGGGTCGATGCACGACAATCCGATGCAGACGCCCTCGCCCGCTGGTCCTTCCAGCCGACAGAAACTTGA